The Perognathus longimembris pacificus isolate PPM17 unplaced genomic scaffold, ASM2315922v1 HiC_scaffold_4546, whole genome shotgun sequence genome segment TGCCTGGCTGTTGGCATCTTGGTGACCCCTGCCGAGTGCCCTGTGGAATTCAGGGATGGTACTGTGCAGGGGGCAGAGGTCACAACGGCTGCTGGAGATGCAGGGTGAGCCGGACATGgggaaagcagagagaaaagagggaaggagaggtgaAAGAAAGCCAAAGAACATGGCATGGCACCAGAGGCCCAAGAGTCGGGGTTTAGAAGATGGAGTCCAATTATTGAGACTCCATCAACTCTTGTCTGAGTGTGAGACTCTGTgagctttgtttttccttcacacTGTCTAGATATTCCTGCTGAGACACTGCTGGCACAGACACTAGGACCTCCTCATCATCCCAGACATTCAGAATAGTTTAGTTACATCCTCAACTGCTATTAactattgctatttatttataatttactaCTAtggctatttatttataatttgaagATCAAAAGTTTATTTTGAAGCCCATCTTATGCACCTGAACAAATATGGATTCTAAACATACTACAGTAGTGCAATTATATCATTCTACAACTTCATGACTGTTTACCTTGTCCTCACTTAAAATGGTGGCAAGAACAGTCTGTATTGAAAATTACATTTTGATTAACTCCAACGTTTATGGTAAATTTGTGCTTACAGTGATAAATTATGTGAGacttaatttttcttaaattttgctaTTTCCAGGGTACATGGTTTATATGAAAGTTCTCTAAAATCTGAAAAACAATCCAAACACATGAGAAACCTTCTCAGTTCAGATTTCAACTGGAGTTAGGATTGTCTGTCATCATTCAGTTTGGTTTCTCTGTGTCTCGACATGCTCAACCTgttgttttaattatatttcataCTTACACCTCTCTTTTGACCTTCAATCTGGACTACAGTTGAATTTCAAATGAACAGCCTGACCTCTCTGTAATCCTTTCAGATTTCCTTCCCTCGATACCCGGTAGTTTTCGGTCACACGTGTGTCCTCAGTGCTCTGATAATTACTAAAGGAAGTCCTTGCAAATCTGTAGGGCTGTTGACCTGCAGTGCTGTCCTGCACAGGGTTCTGTCCTGCGATCCTTTTCTCAGGGATCCACCTGACTGCCTTGCTTTCAACCCGCTCTCAGCTTTTACCACCGCTCACGTACTCTGGTATAGACTATTTCAGTTCCTTCTCTCACTGTAGCATCCTAGGAAGCACTTCAGAGCAAGATGTTAGGACGCGGAAAGGTCAACTTTATTTGCTTCCTGTCTATTGGAGATCATGAACTAACATCTATTTTTCTGAAAAGTGTTTTAGACATTTGGTATGCTTCGTTttgtttcagaaacaaaattagTACTTACGGGTCCATGGTGGCCACAGCGGACACAAAAGATCCTTAgtgccccccttctccctctgcctGCCTCCTGCTCACCCTTCAGGCTTCAAGGTAGCCATCTTTTCTCCAGGGAAACCCCCTGAGTTCAGTTTAGATCAGATTCACTTTGCTGATTACAGAACTTTTTTGTGTCACATAATCGGTGGGAATGTATTGTGGccatgtttatttgtctatcatcTGCACTAGAGTTAGAACTTGAACATGTTCTTATCTGTGTTAGCTGCAGAACTTAGCATAATATGTTCTACGCCGGAGTCTATAGTGTTTAgtgtataaaatatgaaaatgttcaGTACTTCATATTTGACAGGTTCTTTATGTTTCATGTATGTcttgttttctccctgatatagatCCTGGTAGGATATTGAAAATCCAAGATACACTTCATGCATATAAAAAAGTATTAAAACTTAAATGTAGCCACTATGAAGCCCTGAAAGAAAAAACTGAACACATGAGAAAAAATATTAGTATACTACACAAAGAGCTATCAGAAGAAGAGCATGCAAAAGTAGAACAGGAACAGGAACTCCGCAATTTGAGGTAAGATCCGATCATTTAAAAGATGTGTTTACGTGGACATGACACATTAAACAGGGCTCTaaccattcacacagtgagaccagagcAGGATGTAATGGGAGAGGcccacaagggctcaatagctgtgtgcatatggtggtataaaatgatgcttatcaaaatgaacaccaagaaatgCTTTTGACGTCTGTGCTTTTTTGTCCTGTATGTAAGTTTAATCTGTTTCGACGAGTgcaaaggggagcacagaaatgaggGGACCAGAAGGAACTAATGCAGCAATGACTGTATTCCATTGAGAGTCTACTGGATTTCTAACTAATTAATAAACTTATTTGTAGGCAATAGGTATAGAAAGTTAGTTTACTTGACAATATGTTTTTTTTATTGAGGTATAAACATGActgtataaaaataagttttacacTTGTCAATATACTGAGAGACTTCAAAATTCCTTTTCCATAATATTTGTAAGAGGTAGAAATGACATTTACAGGTAGCAGAATATTCTTCCACTATAACCTTTCAAGCACATGTGTTCTCTGGAAGCGGTGGACGTGAGAATTTTTAAATATGagaactaaatatatatatatatatatatatatatatatatatatatatatatatatatatatatatgttgaagcATAGAAATTGAGACCCGGAAAAACTGGGGAGGAGCCGGCGGGGGCTGGCTGGGCGGTCTCCAGGAATCCAGTTTCAGTGTTCCCGAGACAGACCCCCCGCCGAGGGGGCCACGGTAGAATCGCGGGGGGTCCAGGAAGGACAGCGCTAGGCAGCCTGCTTGGGAAGCCCGGTCCGATCGGAGCCGCAGAAGCCGCCACACGGGCAGGGCAAAAACCAGGACAAGAGCCATGGACAGAGCGGGCCAGGCTCAGGCCCAGCGCGCACTGGCCACGGACCCCAGGCGGCCCCAAGGCCATGggaagcatgagtaccccacaaaagacagccCCGCTTGCACCCCCAGAACAGCAGTTGGCAGGgagcccttcccccccaccacTGGAGAGAAAGAAGATGCCAGCGTTGAGGCTGGCACAGACCTGGCCATCTTCCCaaagggcaaaggaatctgaCAGTCAGCTCCAGCCAGGGGGGAGGtctccccacccaggtgggaAGAGCTTCTCCTGGggttcattccccccccccccgcacccccatcCCACCCGCCCCTCTGCAGATCTGTAGCTTAGCCGGCTGCAAGagtttctaaaataataataataataacaactgtttcAATCTGAAAAGGGGacccccttcctcccacctcaAACAAATGACTTAAGAAACCAACGATGCCACAGGAAAGCTGACCCTGGCCAGGAAATCAGAGGCTCCAACCAAAGACGACACAAGGTCACCCCAATAATGAAGAATTCTTTTGACCGattataactttttaaatgttttctcattttccatcagtttttaattttttttttcctctcgggAGAGGGAGATTTTGTTAGTCATCTATTGTTTCCTATCAAATTGCTACAAAATATGTGAGCCAAACACAACCCGTCATTACCTTGAGCTCTCAGTGGGCGAGACATCCCTGTGTACTTGTGGCTCGGTTGCTCGCACCCCTGTGTACTGGTGGCTTGGTTGCTCGCAGGGCTGCAATCCAGGTGTCGGCCAGGGCTGCCATTACCCCAAAGCTCCAGGAAGACTGGATCGCTTTCCACGTTCAGGTCACAGGGCCTTCAGCAGGATTGACTTCCCCACAGGCTGACGGGTAGAGAGGTTCATTGCTGGCTGCTGGCCAGAAGcttccctccatttctccatGTGGGACCTTTTCTTTAGGCAGCCCATGGTACAGTACTGGCATTCTTCAGAGGGAGTGAAGCAGAGACCAAGAAAAAGCAATCCAGCCCGGTGGAAGCCAGTCTTTTGGGACTGTAAGCGTAGAGAGACTATTCTCTCATTTTTACCATATCCTGCTCCATCCAGGCAAGTCCCAGGGTCCAGTTCATGCCCTAGGAGGAAATCACACAGAAGTATAACTGCCAGGAGGCACAGCTTTTGGGGACTGAGACTATCTATCACAGAgactatttaaataataaaaaataaaaataaaaatcaaggcagTAGTATATTTACTACTTGGTCTGCTACCAGAGGCAATATTGGAAGATAGTCTCACAGCAATGAGCAaattagatatatttttttcttctttttctattctctctttaaaaacaaacctcttgtaattgttttctatttcttccctaGATCCGTAGCCAACAGCGTTTCTTAGGCCTCCGCCCTCAGGAGGCACAGACGAAATCCAGGCTCCCATGAGCAGAAGCTCTGCCTCTCAGGCTCAGTACCCTCATTGGGTTTGGTATTATTCGCCTACATTTACATAaccttttaagttttttatttcttttttgtttttttcttacccttattttttacttttttactctcactctctttttcatttctctggaTTTATATCTCAGCCATCATCCCTCTGTCCCTTTCATTCCCTCCATTTCTCTACTCTTAATTGCTCCTCCCATTTTCCCTTATCCCTTTTGTAAGTGCTGGTTCTACACTCCTCCTTGCACCTTTATAGTCCATTGATCCCTAGTTCTTGATTGTCTCAAAGGGGTTCATTGAGTAATCCTTTCAGTTCAGATAGATCTAAAGGTAAGGACAGGTTAGTTCACTGGTTCCAACTATATATAATCCAACCCCTGAGTCACAATACTCCTTCCCTAACAAATAAATTCAGAGATAGGGGAATAGCTACCTAACATATTGATCCTCCAAGATCAGGGCAATTACAAGGTCCAGGGttgatttttgtcttaaaattgtgttctgtggTGGTAGTTGATCTGTTTTTATATTGAAGAAAGAGTGAATTTACCTATGACAGTGAAATTCTAAAGTCTGTACAACTACAAGACTCAGGTCTGGGCTAGTTCATgccttaaaattgtgttctgttgtattattggatttcctttctttcccaaatgtgaagaagaagcacaagaaaatgGCAAGTCAGGGAATCTACTCCTGCTCAAAAGAAACAGGCCATAGAGTAGTCAATGAAAAGCCAAGAGGAttgtcctcaaaatgctctacaagcaCGAGTGGTAAATTCAATTAATGAAAAATTGAAGGCATGCATGCACCCATACTTGATTGTCATGAgactaaccaaagattaatagagctaaataaataggatggaagaaagacaacctcttcaaaaactggtgctggaaaaattggttaaacacctgtaaaaaaaaaaaaaaaaaactaaagttaaaTCCTTATgtaccaccctgcaccagaatcaattccaaatggatcaacgacctcaaggtaaataccctgaaaacattgcaggaaggaataagagaaacacttgggctccttggcacatgttgaaactttcttttaaaggcccagaaacataacaaatcaaagaaaggttggacaaatgggattgcattgaactgtaaagcttctgcatggcaaaggacatagtttgaaagataaatagaaagcactcAGATAGGGAGATGATCTTCACTGGCCACACAACAGAGaagggcctcacatctaaaatatacatagacctCAAAACTTAAATTCcccaaaaacaaaccctcaaagaaacaactgcccccttaataaatgggctaaagactgaaAGACAGACTTTTCTgaacaggaaatgagaaaggccaagaggcatatgaagaaatgctcaacctcactggccataaaacaaatgcaaatcaaaacaacactgagattccagtcaccccggtaagaatggccattatcaagaaaactaataacagggatgtgtccaaaagggaactctactacactgttgttgggagtgTAAGCTTAttccaccactctggaaagcagtatggcagTTCATCAAAAGgtaaacctagagctcccctatgacctagcaaccccactttggagcagtgctgtggctcaggtggtagagtcctagccttgagcaaaaaaggacagttctcaggccctacgttcaagcctcaggactggcaaagaaagaaagaaagaaagaaagaaagaaagaaagaaagaaagaaagaaagaaagaaagaaagaaagaaagaaagaaagaaagaaagaaagaaagaaagaaagaagaaagaaagaaagaaagaaagaagaaaggaaagagagaaagaaagaaagagagagggagggagggaggaaaagaaagaagagagagagagagagagagagagagagagagagagagagagagagagagagacattgtcccattcataaggaaattgaagccttgggaaaaaacatactaagtgaagtgagccagacccaaagaagtatAGATtggatggtttccctcattggtaaccattagtatatatctaggatagtcctaaaagATGATCATAATAGCctgcttaatagctatgtatatatgatcacataagatgatgctaagcaaaatgaagttcAAGGTACAGAATtcagtggtttatcgttgttattttcaacatacaatgtgaaattagatctttttctcttgtttttctttcctatggttttacccctgttgtcactgtatttgatttcggcaccctgggtattgtatatatgtttactgaactagggaagggaaggggaacatcaaaatggagagacaaaggggtaaagggtgaacagatgcaacaacaatacttgcaagacaagatgctgtaaaccaactgtacaactccggtgggggggggggggtaatggggtggagggaaagtgggagaaaacgagagcggaggtaacacgtttgataagaaatgtactcactgccttgtgtttgaaactgtaaccttgacaatttttttaaaaagcataggaATTTTATTAAGATAACAAATTAACAGATGAACAGTGAGATTATAAATTGAATTTTCATTCTCTACCAAAATGACTTTTAAGATAAGCACATTTAATTGCAGATTTGCCCtaaagcaagaagaagaagagagaagaaatattgATGGGCTttatgaaaaaattaaagaacagtTAAGAGATAAAGAAGAGCAATATAACAATGTAGTTAAAATGAGACAAACACTTGGTGTCTCTGTTAGGACACTGAGTGAGGAACTGAAAACTGTAAAAAATGatttgagtcaggtaatgagtattggGTAAAACTTCATATTTCTCACTTTATTTCATCAATAGTCGTTTTCCTTTTGATTCAAGATATATCCTGTCATATGTTTCTTACTGGTGAAGATACAATCTGAGAAATGTTTAGTAATTTTATAACTCTGCAAACATCCCTCGTGTGCATTTACAAGCTTAAGACCTCTACCACCTAACAAGCCACATAACATATAGTATAGCCATAAAGCCATTACGTGTGAAGTTGCTGGTCACTGAAGCCCTGTTACGTGAGGTATAAATATATTGtttagatttaaaaacaaatcctcacCTCTACTTAAATATAAACTAGGAGAGTTATTCCTGAAATTCTTTATTGTAAATCTTGGCATCTAATAGATGATCATGATATATTTTATGAATGAGCACTGGACTCTAATCACTAGTAGTAATGTAACTTAGGCATCTTTATGTTAATAAACAAACtgcacatttaaaaagaaataatgtatgaTACAATCTCTGGTTTTATGAAGTTTCTGCTTTTGATCAATTTAAATGCCATTTTGCAGTTAACTTTTGATTAACGTGAGTGAAAAGTTCTCGTATTTTTGAGTTTTAGCTTTCAACTGTTTTCATAATGTTCTTCTCTTAAGTAATGCCTTGGCTACCCTAAATGATGTGATACTAAAACTTAATTAAATGTCTTTTTCTAGGCTTTACAGGAACGAAATGATACCCTGAGAAAGCTTTCTGAAGAACAAAGTGCCAGAATATTACAAGATGAAATTCTGGAAAATCATCTTTCCaagcaaaaggaaatggagaTATCAAAAGCTAAAATGAGTTCTGAGGTAGTGTTTCTAAATCTGTGTGTATGCACTTCCGTATGCACATATTTCAAAATCCTGCTCAGTGCAGAATATGAGAATATGCCAGAACCATAAGAGAGTATGGTAGAATTGAAAACCCTATGTATGTGTAACACCAGTGTATGTGGAGACTATGCTGTTTCTGTCTCACTGGACAATGTTCTGAAGTCAACTTCCTTCGCCTCTAGCAGCCGAGTAGGGAACATATAGAATGACCTCGTACAATGCAAAGGGGCCTAGCATTTTTATAGGAATTTATAGTTTCATGATCAAATCGTCTTTGGTACTATAATACATGTTCTATTTGGGGCAccgatttccctcatttgtatgcTAGTAGGCTGGCTGGGTTATTTCTTCCAGTGCTAGGTAAGCATAAAATAACAGCTATCAGAGGTGATATTTTGTTTGCCATTTTCTCCTTTGAGAAAAGTCAGTGTGTGCTCCCAGTTATCCTGTCTTTCACGACAAAGAGCTTTGGAAAATAATGATAGGATgtatgatatagatagatagatgatagataaatatagatagatagatgcttcAGTAAgcgttctgtccctgagctttaccttgccctgtgttttgtttcatggtttcttttttcagtcttcAATAGGGAAGACAGGTCCTCTTGAATGCTTTTCAGCTTCTTTATCCCTGATACATGTCCCTTGCCTATGGTCTACATACatttatttcttgtattttgatagaacatgaaggaaaaatattctttttttaaaatatatatgctttgagttatttttcaaattatttgataaattagg includes the following:
- the LOC125344851 gene encoding coiled-coil domain-containing protein 144B-like, which codes for MIYFQVKNEITTMSESDDFTLSSEITCGGWELSGPDCDDILVLLKQLRLKYNDPGRILKIQDTLHAYKKVLKLKCSHYEALKEKTEHMRKNISILHKELSEEEHAKVEQEQELRNLRLYRNEMIP